From one Sphingomonas sp. BT-65 genomic stretch:
- a CDS encoding biopolymer transporter ExbD — MRRSIAYREPEPFSAINTTPLIDVMLVLLIMMIITIPTATHKLPVELPQGPPGQVLDAPHRLDIAANGALAWDGRAIADAELPVLLAAIVAADGVLHFKADEAARYERFAEVLTTVKRAGVTKLGFVGNERMAFD; from the coding sequence ATGCGTCGTTCCATTGCCTATCGCGAGCCTGAGCCTTTCTCGGCGATCAATACCACGCCGCTGATCGACGTGATGCTGGTGTTGCTGATCATGATGATCATCACCATCCCGACCGCGACCCATAAATTGCCGGTCGAGCTTCCGCAGGGGCCGCCCGGGCAGGTGCTGGACGCCCCGCACCGGCTGGACATCGCCGCCAATGGCGCGCTGGCGTGGGACGGCCGCGCGATCGCCGATGCCGAGCTTCCCGTCTTGCTCGCCGCGATCGTCGCGGCGGACGGCGTGCTCCACTTCAAGGCCGACGAGGCGGCGCGCTACGAGCGCTTCGCCGAGGTGCTGACGACGGTCAAGCGCGCGGGGGTCACGAAGCTCGGTTTCGTGGGCAACGAGCGGATGGCGTTCGACTGA
- a CDS encoding CPBP family intramembrane glutamic endopeptidase — protein MNWALLLGLIAAYTWYIRGGGVPPGSGRIARYRRWMRRAPLAFGGSALLALAIAGRIGNLWQLPAEFAGLEAEARHFAGFGGNMATLKIAVLVGFVGGAALGLAVSRWQVRRGRRPFTAGDIERILPQRGGEFGWTAALGIAAGIVEELFFRLALPLFAAVATGNAGIGFALATLLFAAAHRYQGWTGMAFSGVAGTLLAILYLATGELWFAMLIHALLNLNGLVLRPAVLRRRDD, from the coding sequence TTGAACTGGGCGCTGCTGCTCGGGCTGATCGCGGCCTATACCTGGTACATCCGGGGTGGCGGAGTGCCGCCCGGCAGCGGACGGATCGCCCGCTATCGCCGCTGGATGCGCCGCGCGCCGCTGGCGTTCGGCGGGAGCGCGCTGCTCGCGCTCGCGATCGCGGGGCGGATCGGGAATTTGTGGCAGCTGCCCGCCGAGTTTGCGGGGCTCGAGGCCGAGGCGCGGCACTTCGCCGGCTTTGGCGGGAACATGGCCACGCTCAAGATCGCCGTGCTGGTGGGATTCGTCGGCGGGGCTGCGCTCGGCCTGGCGGTCTCGCGCTGGCAGGTGCGGCGCGGGCGGCGTCCGTTCACCGCAGGCGACATCGAGCGCATCCTGCCGCAGCGCGGGGGCGAGTTCGGCTGGACCGCGGCGCTGGGCATCGCCGCGGGGATCGTCGAGGAATTGTTCTTCCGCCTTGCGCTGCCCCTGTTCGCCGCCGTCGCGACCGGCAACGCCGGGATCGGCTTCGCGCTGGCGACGTTGCTGTTCGCCGCGGCGCATCGCTATCAGGGCTGGACCGGCATGGCGTTTTCGGGCGTCGCCGGGACGCTGCTCGCGATTCTCTACCTCGCGACGGGGGAGCTGTGGTTCGCGATGCTGATCCACGCGCTGCTCAACCTCAACGGGCTGGTGCTGCGGCCCGCGGTGCTGCGCCGCCGGGACGATTGA
- a CDS encoding nuclear transport factor 2 family protein yields MLPVAFAPIVAFAVAGFAQSTPVTADNAATIAELVRIADGIDRAVDTKDWRGARAFFADRIRVDFQSLSGQPAAEIAADDLIKAWSANLTAAKTSFHMRTNHMVTIEGDRARMTSAGYAWNRMTGNGDPLWEVWGTYTHEFARTPQGWRVTAMKLEVTHQRGNFWVRDTVPKP; encoded by the coding sequence ATGCTGCCTGTTGCCTTTGCCCCCATTGTTGCCTTTGCTGTCGCCGGGTTCGCCCAGAGCACCCCCGTCACGGCTGATAACGCCGCCACCATCGCCGAGCTCGTCCGTATCGCCGACGGCATCGACCGCGCGGTGGACACGAAGGACTGGCGCGGCGCGCGCGCCTTCTTCGCCGACCGCATCCGGGTCGATTTCCAGTCGCTGTCGGGCCAGCCGGCGGCGGAGATCGCCGCCGACGACCTGATCAAGGCCTGGTCCGCCAACCTCACCGCCGCCAAGACCAGCTTCCACATGCGCACCAACCATATGGTGACGATCGAGGGTGACCGCGCGCGGATGACCTCGGCCGGCTATGCGTGGAACCGGATGACGGGCAATGGCGATCCTTTATGGGAGGTGTGGGGCACCTATACGCACGAATTCGCGCGGACGCCGCAGGGCTGGCGCGTCACCGCCATGAAGCTCGAGGTCACGCATCAGCGGGGCAATTTTTGGGTCCGGGATACCGTGCCCAAGCCCTGA
- a CDS encoding DNA primase: MGGHQVSGRGPGDDGYDEDGYDESQRAEILEVTRDGPTDGTILTDLSPDLGEDLDNDEEEDELLMASDEVGEESIAEDDADDADEDELQAEFDDGTIGDAGLDDGDEVALNP; encoded by the coding sequence ATGGGCGGTCATCAGGTATCGGGGCGAGGCCCCGGCGACGACGGTTACGACGAAGACGGCTATGACGAAAGCCAGCGCGCCGAGATCCTCGAGGTGACGCGCGACGGGCCGACCGACGGCACGATCCTGACCGACTTGAGCCCCGACCTTGGCGAAGACCTCGACAATGACGAGGAAGAGGACGAGCTGCTGATGGCGTCCGACGAGGTCGGCGAGGAGTCGATCGCAGAGGACGACGCCGACGATGCCGACGAGGACGAGCTCCAGGCGGAGTTCGACGACGGCACGATCGGCGACGCTGGCCTCGACGATGGCGACGAGGTCGCGCTGAATCCCTGA
- a CDS encoding isopenicillin N synthase family oxygenase: MLDTPLAQVPLVSLADQARDPDGFAAALGGSFERFGFAMVSDHGVPQALIDRAWAATKAFFDLPEAEKRGYFVEGGGGARGYTPFKTEIAKGAEYVDLKEFWHIGRELPAGHRFEANMAPNIWPDRPEGFRETFLELFAAFDTAGDRLLSAIARHLGLEPNWFDPAVKDGNSVLRLLHYPPVTEDAPNVRAGAHEDINLITLLLGAEEAGLELLDRDGQWLPVRPPEGAMVVNVGDMLQRLTNHVLPSTTHRVVNPPVERRGTPRYSMPFFLHPAPDFLIKALPQCVTAANPEREPPITAHDYLAERLREIGLTKK; this comes from the coding sequence ATGCTCGACACGCCGCTCGCCCAAGTCCCGCTGGTCAGCCTGGCCGACCAGGCGCGCGATCCGGACGGCTTCGCCGCCGCGCTGGGCGGATCGTTCGAGCGGTTCGGCTTCGCGATGGTCAGCGACCATGGCGTGCCGCAGGCGCTGATCGACCGTGCCTGGGCGGCGACCAAGGCGTTCTTCGACCTGCCCGAGGCCGAGAAGCGCGGCTATTTTGTCGAGGGCGGCGGCGGCGCGCGCGGCTATACGCCGTTCAAGACCGAGATCGCCAAAGGCGCCGAATATGTCGACCTGAAGGAATTCTGGCATATCGGCCGCGAGCTGCCCGCCGGCCACCGCTTCGAGGCGAACATGGCGCCCAACATCTGGCCCGACCGGCCGGAGGGGTTTCGTGAGACCTTCCTCGAGCTGTTCGCCGCGTTCGATACTGCGGGCGACCGGCTGCTCTCGGCGATCGCGCGCCATCTCGGGCTGGAGCCCAACTGGTTCGACCCGGCGGTGAAGGACGGCAACTCGGTGCTGCGCCTGCTCCACTATCCGCCGGTGACCGAGGATGCGCCCAATGTCCGCGCCGGGGCGCATGAGGACATCAACCTGATCACGCTGCTGCTCGGCGCCGAGGAAGCCGGGCTCGAGCTGCTCGACCGCGACGGCCAGTGGCTGCCGGTGCGCCCGCCGGAGGGCGCGATGGTGGTCAATGTCGGCGACATGCTCCAGCGCCTGACCAACCATGTCCTGCCCTCGACCACCCACCGCGTGGTCAACCCGCCGGTCGAGCGCCGCGGCACCCCGCGCTACTCGATGCCCTTCTTCCTGCATCCCGCGCCCGATTTCTTGATCAAGGCGCTGCCGCAATGCGTGACTGCAGCGAACCCCGAGCGCGAGCCGCCGATCACCGCGCATGATTACCTGGCGGAACGGCTGCGCGAGATCGGGCTGACGAAGAAGTAA
- a CDS encoding protein tyrosine phosphatase family protein — protein sequence MSDPQILNWRRIDARLTTSGQPGEAALAELAGLGVRHVINLGLHEHERALPDEPASVAALGMGYTYIPVPFDAPEEAHYQAFCAAMAEYGGEPVHVHCIVNARVTAFLTRYRREVLGMDPAEARAPMDSVWRPGGVWAAFVGDDDAVGAEHRYAGRDFPAPVSPSSEAPSRSR from the coding sequence ATGAGCGACCCGCAGATCCTCAACTGGCGGCGAATCGATGCGCGGCTCACCACCTCGGGCCAGCCGGGCGAGGCGGCGCTGGCCGAGCTCGCCGGTCTGGGCGTGCGGCATGTCATCAACCTCGGCCTGCACGAGCATGAGCGCGCGCTGCCCGACGAGCCGGCGAGCGTAGCCGCGCTGGGGATGGGCTACACCTATATCCCGGTGCCCTTCGACGCGCCGGAAGAGGCGCACTACCAGGCGTTCTGCGCCGCGATGGCCGAGTATGGCGGCGAGCCGGTGCATGTCCATTGCATCGTCAACGCCCGCGTCACCGCCTTCCTTACCCGCTACCGCCGCGAGGTGCTGGGCATGGACCCGGCCGAAGCGCGCGCGCCGATGGACAGCGTGTGGCGGCCGGGCGGCGTGTGGGCGGCCTTCGTCGGCGACGACGATGCGGTCGGCGCCGAGCACCGTTACGCCGGGCGCGACTTCCCCGCGCCGGTCAGCCCGAGTTCCGAAGCGCCGTCGCGATCGCGTTGA
- a CDS encoding YdeI family protein — protein sequence MATDPRIDAYIERQVEFARPILTWLRARLHAACPEVEESIKWGMPAFSHRGRPLAHMAGFQRHASFGFWYREQLATGKEGEAMGQFGRIESLADLPDEAGLEAQVREAMALIESGNLPKRESKPPKPEAEVPEALAEALARDPLAAEKFDAFPPSARRDYCEWIAGAKQAGTRDKRLADAIAWIREGKKRHWKYESC from the coding sequence ATGGCAACAGATCCGCGAATCGACGCCTATATCGAGCGCCAGGTCGAGTTCGCCCGGCCGATCCTGACCTGGCTGCGCGCCCGCCTCCACGCCGCCTGCCCCGAGGTCGAGGAAAGCATCAAATGGGGCATGCCGGCCTTCTCGCACCGCGGCCGCCCGCTCGCGCACATGGCGGGGTTCCAGCGCCATGCGAGCTTCGGCTTCTGGTATCGCGAGCAGCTGGCGACTGGCAAGGAAGGCGAGGCGATGGGCCAGTTCGGCCGCATCGAATCGCTCGCCGACCTGCCGGACGAAGCCGGGCTCGAAGCGCAAGTGCGCGAGGCGATGGCGCTGATCGAATCCGGGAACCTGCCCAAGCGCGAGTCCAAGCCGCCCAAACCCGAGGCGGAGGTGCCCGAGGCGCTCGCCGAGGCGCTGGCGCGCGATCCGCTCGCCGCCGAGAAGTTCGACGCCTTCCCGCCCAGCGCGCGCCGGGACTATTGCGAGTGGATCGCCGGCGCCAAGCAGGCGGGGACCCGCGACAAGCGCCTCGCCGACGCGATCGCCTGGATCCGCGAGGGCAAGAAGCGCCACTGGAAATATGAAAGCTGCTGA
- the glpX gene encoding class II fructose-bisphosphatase — protein MQTASKVLDRVLVLEMVRVTEAAAIAASTLVGRGDEKAADAAAVEAMRGALNSLYMDGTVVIGEGERDEAPMLYIGEKVGSAPGKGPKIDIALDPLEGTTICAKAGPNSLAVLAIAEEGNLLNAPDVYMDKIAVGPGYPPEVIDLDKSPTANIEAIAAAKGVKPSEIIACVLDRPRHEKMIAELRAIGCGVVLIGDGDVAGVIATTDPDTTIDVYMGQGGAPEGVLACAALRCVGGQFKGRLVFRNEDERARARKWGIDNLDKQYDLTELAKGDCIFAATGVTDGSLLEGVKRRPGRMTTESVVMRSSSGTVRWVKGEHRTS, from the coding sequence ATGCAGACCGCCAGCAAGGTGCTCGACCGCGTCCTGGTACTCGAGATGGTGCGAGTCACCGAAGCCGCGGCGATCGCCGCTTCCACGCTGGTCGGACGTGGTGACGAGAAGGCAGCCGATGCCGCCGCGGTCGAGGCGATGCGCGGCGCGCTCAACTCGCTCTACATGGACGGCACCGTGGTGATCGGCGAGGGCGAGCGCGACGAGGCGCCGATGCTCTATATCGGCGAGAAGGTCGGCTCGGCGCCAGGCAAGGGCCCCAAGATCGACATCGCGCTCGATCCGCTCGAGGGCACCACGATCTGCGCCAAGGCGGGCCCGAACAGCCTCGCGGTGCTGGCGATCGCCGAGGAAGGCAACCTGCTCAACGCGCCCGACGTCTATATGGACAAGATCGCGGTCGGCCCCGGCTATCCGCCGGAGGTGATCGACCTCGACAAGTCGCCGACCGCGAACATCGAGGCGATCGCCGCGGCCAAGGGCGTCAAGCCCAGCGAGATCATTGCCTGCGTGCTCGACCGGCCGCGCCACGAGAAGATGATCGCCGAGCTGCGCGCGATCGGCTGCGGCGTGGTGCTGATCGGCGACGGGGATGTCGCGGGCGTGATCGCGACGACCGACCCCGACACCACGATCGACGTCTATATGGGCCAGGGCGGCGCGCCCGAGGGGGTGCTCGCCTGCGCCGCGCTGCGCTGTGTCGGCGGCCAATTCAAGGGACGCCTCGTGTTCCGCAACGAGGACGAGCGCGCCCGCGCCCGCAAATGGGGCATCGACAACCTCGACAAGCAGTACGACCTGACCGAGTTGGCCAAGGGCGACTGCATCTTCGCCGCGACCGGGGTGACCGACGGCTCGCTGCTCGAAGGCGTCAAGCGCCGCCCGGGCCGGATGACCACCGAGAGCGTGGTGATGCGATCGAGCTCGGGCACGGTGCGCTGGGTCAAGGGCGAGCACCGCACCAGCTGA
- a CDS encoding thioesterase family protein, which yields MARFTQSITAGPGDIDELGHVNNAVWVRWIQDVAVAHWHAVAPAHHRDAYIWVVTRHEIDYRGNVSEGEMVTAETWVPDPPKGARFDRHMRFTGADGRVKVEAVSTWAMLDRATGRLVRVRDEVAAPFLEGQA from the coding sequence ATGGCGCGCTTCACGCAGAGCATCACCGCCGGGCCCGGCGACATCGACGAGCTCGGTCATGTCAACAATGCAGTCTGGGTCCGCTGGATCCAGGACGTCGCGGTGGCGCACTGGCACGCGGTCGCGCCGGCACATCACCGCGACGCCTATATCTGGGTCGTGACGCGGCACGAGATCGACTATCGCGGCAATGTTAGCGAAGGCGAGATGGTGACCGCCGAGACCTGGGTGCCCGATCCGCCGAAGGGCGCGCGCTTCGACCGCCACATGCGATTCACCGGCGCCGATGGGCGGGTGAAAGTCGAGGCGGTCTCGACCTGGGCGATGCTCGACCGCGCGACCGGCCGGCTGGTGCGCGTGCGCGACGAGGTGGCTGCGCCGTTTCTGGAGGGACAGGCATGA
- a CDS encoding homoserine dehydrogenase: MPEPLRVALAGLGTVGAGVIRLIDANAELIARRAGRPIEIVAVSARDRAKDRGVDITRFDWVDDMTELARHPRAEVVVELIGGSDGPALALARATLAAGKGLVTANKAMIAHHGLELAEVAEKTDTPMKFEAAVAGGVPVIKGLREGAAANQIDRVYGILNGTCNFILSKMEAEGRDFAEVLAEAQAAGFAEADPSFDIDGIDAAHKLSILASIAFGTQPAFGDVAIGGIRHLLAADIAEAAALGYRVRLLGIADLNGNGLFQRVHPHLVPLAHPLAHVLGPTNAVVAEGNFVGRLLFQGAGAGDGPTASAVVADLIDIARTEFGPPYAMPAASLSKEPSAPTGERRGRAYLRFTVADKVGVLAEIAAAMRDAGVSIESLIQRGAMPDGSVLVAIVTHEVPERSIAQALEKLRGSPSLAGEPMWMHILGE, encoded by the coding sequence TTGCCCGAACCCTTGAGAGTCGCGCTTGCTGGCCTTGGGACTGTTGGTGCGGGCGTGATCCGCCTGATCGACGCCAATGCCGAGCTGATCGCGCGCCGTGCCGGGCGGCCGATCGAGATCGTCGCAGTGAGCGCGCGCGACCGCGCCAAGGACCGCGGCGTCGATATCACGCGCTTCGACTGGGTCGACGACATGACCGAACTCGCGCGCCACCCCCGCGCGGAGGTGGTGGTCGAGCTGATCGGCGGATCCGACGGCCCGGCGCTGGCGCTCGCGCGCGCGACCCTCGCGGCAGGCAAGGGGCTGGTCACCGCCAACAAGGCGATGATCGCGCATCACGGGCTGGAGCTCGCCGAAGTCGCCGAGAAGACCGACACGCCGATGAAGTTCGAAGCGGCGGTCGCGGGCGGCGTGCCGGTGATCAAGGGGCTGCGCGAGGGCGCCGCGGCGAACCAGATCGACCGCGTCTACGGCATCCTCAACGGCACCTGCAATTTCATCCTGTCCAAGATGGAAGCCGAAGGCCGCGACTTCGCCGAAGTGCTGGCCGAGGCGCAGGCGGCCGGCTTCGCCGAAGCCGATCCGAGCTTCGACATCGACGGGATCGATGCCGCGCACAAGCTCTCGATCCTCGCCAGCATCGCGTTCGGGACGCAGCCGGCGTTCGGCGACGTCGCGATCGGCGGCATCCGCCATTTGCTCGCCGCCGACATCGCCGAGGCGGCGGCGCTCGGCTATCGCGTGCGGCTGCTCGGCATCGCCGACCTCAATGGCAACGGGCTGTTCCAGCGCGTCCACCCGCACCTCGTCCCGCTCGCCCACCCGCTGGCGCATGTCCTGGGCCCGACCAACGCAGTGGTGGCGGAGGGCAATTTCGTCGGCCGGCTGCTGTTCCAGGGCGCGGGCGCGGGCGACGGACCGACCGCCTCGGCGGTGGTCGCCGACCTGATCGACATCGCGCGCACCGAGTTCGGCCCGCCCTATGCGATGCCCGCGGCGAGCCTCTCGAAGGAGCCCTCCGCGCCGACCGGCGAGCGCCGCGGCCGCGCGTATCTCCGCTTTACCGTCGCCGACAAGGTGGGCGTGCTGGCCGAGATCGCCGCAGCGATGCGCGACGCCGGCGTCTCGATCGAATCGCTGATCCAGCGCGGCGCGATGCCCGACGGCAGCGTGCTCGTCGCGATCGTCACGCACGAGGTGCCGGAACGCTCGATCGCGCAGGCACTGGAGAAACTGCGCGGCTCGCCCAGCCTCGCCGGCGAGCCGATGTGGATGCACATCTTGGGCGAATGA
- a CDS encoding multidrug effflux MFS transporter: protein MDAQTSHQPGEAANRSPIPMAEFVALIASIMALTALGIDSMLPALPSISDELGVAQPNHRQYVITAFMLGFGVAQLFHGPLADRYGRKPVIAVALGFYVVTNAVAAFAGSFELLLLARAASGAAVAAGRVVTVALVRDCFQGRAMARVMSLAFMTFMVVPVLAPAWGQLMVLVFGDWRPIFGGIALIAALVLIWFTLRMPETLARDSVHPLDLREIWRGYRTMFRDRWAVGYTFATTAISGCFFSFIGSIQQIVYDVFKRPELLTAVFASVAGLMALGSFMNSRLVMRFGMRFLSHFALVATTVLAVIHLTVILLGGENLWVFIVLQAPMMAAMALANSNFSAMAMENMGEIAGTASSLQGFIATMGAAVMGAVIGQSFDGTTVPLYLGFTALGLTALLIVFITERGKLFRRS from the coding sequence ATGGACGCGCAGACCTCTCATCAGCCCGGCGAAGCGGCCAACCGGTCGCCGATCCCGATGGCGGAGTTCGTCGCGCTGATCGCATCGATCATGGCGCTGACCGCGCTCGGCATCGATTCGATGCTGCCGGCCTTGCCTTCGATCAGCGACGAACTGGGCGTGGCGCAGCCCAATCACCGCCAGTACGTCATTACCGCCTTCATGCTCGGCTTCGGCGTGGCGCAGCTGTTCCACGGGCCGCTCGCCGATCGTTACGGGCGCAAGCCGGTGATCGCCGTCGCGCTCGGCTTTTACGTGGTGACCAACGCCGTTGCGGCCTTTGCGGGCAGCTTCGAGCTGCTCCTGCTCGCCCGCGCGGCGAGCGGCGCGGCGGTGGCGGCGGGACGCGTGGTGACGGTGGCGCTGGTGCGCGACTGTTTCCAGGGCCGGGCGATGGCGCGGGTGATGAGCCTCGCCTTTATGACCTTCATGGTCGTCCCCGTATTGGCGCCCGCCTGGGGACAGCTGATGGTGCTCGTCTTCGGCGACTGGCGGCCGATCTTCGGCGGCATCGCGCTGATCGCAGCGCTGGTGCTGATCTGGTTCACGCTGCGCATGCCCGAGACGCTGGCGCGCGATTCGGTGCATCCGCTTGACCTGCGCGAGATCTGGCGCGGCTACCGCACCATGTTCCGTGACCGCTGGGCGGTGGGCTACACCTTCGCCACCACCGCGATCTCGGGCTGCTTCTTCTCGTTCATCGGCTCGATCCAGCAGATCGTCTACGACGTGTTCAAGCGGCCCGAGCTGCTCACCGCGGTGTTCGCCTCGGTCGCGGGGCTGATGGCGCTCGGCTCGTTCATGAACTCGCGCCTGGTGATGCGCTTCGGGATGCGCTTCCTGTCGCACTTCGCGCTGGTCGCGACGACGGTGCTCGCGGTGATTCACCTGACCGTGATCCTCCTCGGCGGTGAGAATCTGTGGGTGTTCATCGTGCTGCAGGCGCCGATGATGGCGGCGATGGCGCTCGCCAACTCCAATTTCTCGGCGATGGCGATGGAGAATATGGGTGAGATCGCGGGCACCGCATCGAGCCTGCAGGGCTTCATCGCGACGATGGGCGCTGCGGTGATGGGCGCGGTGATCGGCCAGTCGTTCGATGGCACGACGGTGCCGCTCTATCTCGGCTTCACCGCACTCGGCCTCACCGCATTGCTCATCGTGTTCATCACCGAACGGGGTAAGCTGTTTCGTCGCAGCTGA
- a CDS encoding CocE/NonD family hydrolase → MYRRNAAVLAAAFAAAALTAPAPARQNAAPQAEAAAFTFQEVMIPMRDGTKLQTVILRPTGKSGKLPIILQRTPYGVPNAAPRTVPASMKYLMDDGYILVSQNMRGRYKSEGVFAMSMTLSPAGSSAPDEASDAYDTIDWLVKNVPDNNGRVGMTGGSYPGYAAAVALARPHPALKAVSPQAAWNDWWMNDDLHRYGAFRLSYLTDWTYGLQNNKDGEDFNYNPGGPPPVDMYDWFLKLGPVENLDRLHFKGSVPMLTQIIEHPDYDDHWKRQVWTDRLGRTTVPTLHVVGFWDQEDPLGGWKIYERMEKDDPKGLSMIVAGPWNHGSWKSPGDNLGYVNFGKPSGTEFMRDIEAPFFAYWLHGKGAQPRGEAKVFQSGSWQWKNYAKWPPAGTKATSLYLHADGSLSFTAPAGEGCREYVSDPANPVPYRARPISITYPSQEWKWWEAADQRFVDGRPDVLSYVSAPLEHDLTVSGAISATLQASTSGTDSDMVVKLIDVLPDDYDTTTKVSALGDYPKTLNGYQLPVAMEVRRGRWLESFATPKPLVPNKVVAWNVPLRDHDHVFKKGHRIMVQVQSSWFPVIDRNPQSFVPNIYKAKPSDFVKATQRVCAGSLITLPVAGN, encoded by the coding sequence ATGTACCGCCGTAATGCCGCCGTCCTTGCCGCCGCCTTCGCCGCGGCTGCGCTGACTGCCCCTGCCCCGGCCCGCCAGAACGCCGCGCCGCAGGCAGAGGCGGCTGCCTTCACCTTCCAGGAGGTGATGATCCCGATGCGCGACGGGACGAAGCTGCAGACGGTGATCCTGCGCCCCACGGGCAAGAGCGGCAAGCTGCCGATCATCCTCCAGCGCACCCCCTATGGCGTGCCGAACGCGGCGCCGAGGACGGTGCCAGCGTCGATGAAATATCTGATGGACGACGGCTATATCCTCGTCTCCCAGAACATGCGCGGGCGCTACAAGTCGGAGGGCGTGTTCGCGATGTCGATGACCCTTTCCCCCGCGGGATCGAGCGCGCCCGACGAGGCGAGCGACGCGTACGACACGATCGACTGGCTGGTGAAGAACGTGCCCGACAATAACGGGCGCGTCGGCATGACCGGCGGTTCCTATCCGGGTTACGCCGCCGCCGTCGCGCTCGCTCGCCCCCATCCCGCGCTCAAGGCGGTGAGCCCGCAGGCGGCGTGGAACGACTGGTGGATGAACGACGATCTCCACCGCTACGGCGCGTTCCGCCTCTCCTACCTCACTGACTGGACCTATGGCCTCCAGAACAACAAGGACGGCGAGGATTTCAACTACAACCCCGGCGGGCCGCCGCCGGTGGACATGTACGACTGGTTCCTGAAGCTGGGGCCGGTCGAGAATCTCGACAGACTGCACTTCAAGGGCAGCGTGCCGATGCTGACGCAGATCATCGAACATCCCGATTATGACGATCACTGGAAGCGCCAGGTGTGGACCGACCGGCTCGGCCGCACGACCGTGCCGACGCTCCACGTGGTCGGCTTCTGGGACCAGGAGGACCCGCTCGGCGGCTGGAAGATCTACGAGCGGATGGAGAAGGACGATCCCAAGGGGCTGAGCATGATCGTGGCCGGCCCCTGGAACCATGGCAGCTGGAAGAGCCCGGGCGACAATCTCGGTTATGTGAACTTCGGCAAGCCGAGCGGCACCGAGTTCATGCGCGACATTGAGGCGCCCTTCTTCGCCTATTGGCTGCACGGCAAGGGCGCGCAGCCGCGGGGCGAGGCCAAGGTCTTCCAGAGCGGGTCGTGGCAGTGGAAGAACTATGCCAAGTGGCCGCCCGCGGGGACCAAGGCGACCAGCCTCTATCTCCATGCCGACGGGTCGCTGTCGTTCACCGCGCCGGCGGGCGAGGGCTGTCGCGAATATGTGTCGGACCCGGCCAACCCGGTGCCGTACCGCGCGCGGCCGATCTCGATCACCTATCCTTCGCAGGAATGGAAATGGTGGGAGGCGGCGGACCAGCGCTTCGTCGACGGGCGGCCCGACGTGCTGAGCTATGTCAGCGCGCCGCTCGAGCATGACCTGACGGTAAGCGGCGCGATCAGCGCGACGCTCCAGGCCTCGACCTCGGGCACCGACAGCGACATGGTGGTCAAGCTGATCGACGTGCTGCCCGACGACTATGACACCACGACCAAGGTGAGCGCGCTGGGCGACTATCCCAAGACCCTCAACGGCTATCAGCTGCCGGTCGCGATGGAGGTGCGTCGCGGGCGCTGGCTGGAGAGCTTCGCGACGCCCAAGCCGCTGGTGCCGAACAAGGTCGTGGCGTGGAACGTGCCGCTGCGCGACCATGATCACGTCTTCAAGAAGGGCCACCGCATCATGGTGCAGGTCCAGTCGAGTTGGTTCCCGGTGATCGACCGCAACCCGCAGAGCTTCGTGCCGAACATCTACAAGGCCAAGCCGAGCGACTTCGTGAAGGCGACCCAGCGCGTTTGCGCGGGATCGCTCATCACGCTGCCGGTGGCGGGCAACTAG